The following are encoded in a window of Podospora pseudoanserina strain CBS 124.78 chromosome 6, whole genome shotgun sequence genomic DNA:
- a CDS encoding hypothetical protein (EggNog:ENOG503P4SN), producing the protein MADPTAITAALTGLFPLVKEVFLMTQVLFEADKKLRSFWARVELQRAIFDAWEDGWLDARDKPDDKIKAYAFEKPLLARGILKEFVSLLKTLSDPDKLKKRYGLRPERIPKYATRNDDVPRDLRYYSDYLSSVDSRFNIKGLPAFNKSINDHLNLLKTVRYVIVGKDYELEDVVIRFTEFNRDLQLYTDSEANNEAAQRIYEVVLTGLHSKPDDPARLAEAALFEQKATIDPDAKRFYGDIAKFIGFSLSLRDVTVLNGRGLSPNMPSQKIFTRRDFSFDAPYKLGPHSTLARLLDYPTKYQTRLVLVEWVPVPKTVNVKTKLEGLKSEWYVLHADKPDGLLLPTAQGLVYDNTDSNFIGIVFQLPSHIRTEVPTKIAGRVDPRVVRSPKTTAAQRMPTSLRQLILQQPALDLGVRFKLAQKLLNSLHLMHTAGWMHKRIRADNILFFPSQSRDGEPDPTRLDFENPFLAGFHSARLEIETSSVLEVAAKPLEHIRPLQGLGKVLNQPRVVALDAYQHPEYRYNVNLPYRNQYDLYGVGAVLLELGLWETLEMLEKGDIGRRGYDPRVVPTKDDIRKDGETVERAGWKLDRIMGSTYGKVVRECLTLKPMPGDLLGLERTLVARLAHCQA; encoded by the exons ATGGCTGACCCCACTGCCATCACGGCTGCTTTGACTGGCCTCTTTCCTCTGGTCAAAG AGGTCTTTTTAATGACCCAGGTTCTCTTTGAGGCCGACAAGAAGCTTCGCTCTTTTTGGGCACGGGTGGAACTCCAGAGAGCA ATCTTTGATGCctgggaggatgggtggCTCGATGCCCGGGACAAGCCTGATGATAAGATCAAAGCATACGCATTTGAGAAGCCACTTCTGGCAAGGGGTATCTTGAAGGAATTCGTGAGCCTGCTCAAGACACTCTCGGATCCCGACAAGCTCAAGAAAAGATACGGTCTGAGGCCCGAGAGGATCCCCAAGTATGCGACCAGAAACGACGATGTGCCGAGGGACTTGAGATACTACTCGGATTATCTCAGCAGTGTCGACAGCCGCTTCAACATTAAGGGACTTCCTGCCTTCAACAAGAGCATCAACGACCACTTGAACTTGCTTAAGACTGTCCGTTATGTGATAGTGGGAAAGGACTACGAGCTTGAGGATGTAGTCATCCGGTTCACCGAGTTCAACCGAGACTTGCAACTGTATACTGACAGCGAGGCCAACAACGAAGCGGCCCAGAGAATCTACGAGGTTGTCCTGACGGGTCTCCACTCGAAGCCTGACGACCCAGCACGTCTTGCCGAGGCAGCTCTGTTCGAGCAAAAGGCAACCATCGACCCCGACGCCAAGAGATTCTACGGCGACATCGCTAAATTCATcggcttctccctctccctccgaGACGTCACCGTCCTCAACGGCCGCGGCCTCAGCCCCAACATGCCCTCCCAAAAGATCTTCACCCGCCGAGACTTTTCCTTCGACGCCCCTTACAAACTCGGCCCCCActccaccctcgcccgtCTTTTGGATTATCCAACCAAATACCAAACccgcctcgtcctcgtcgagtGGGTCCCCGTCCCCAAGACCGTCAACGTCAAGACCAAGCTCGAAGGCCTCAAGTCGGAGTGGTATGTTCTCCACGCTGACAAACCCGACGGTCTGCTTTTGCCGACGGCCCAAGGTCTGGTGTACGATAACACCGACTCCAACTTCATTGGCATCGTCTTCCAACTCCCGTCGCACATCAGGACGGAAGTTCCCACCAAGATCGCCGGCCGGGTTGATCCCCGGGTTGTCCGCTCCCCCAAGACCACGGCCGCTCAAAGGATGCCCACCAGCCTGAGGCaactcatcctccaacaaccGGCCCTCGACCTTGGCGTCCGGTTCAAGCTGGCGCAAAAGCTACTCAACTCTCTGCACTTGATGCACACGGCCGGCTGGATGCACAAGCGCATCCGCGCCGATAACATactcttttttccctcccaGAGCCGAGACGGCGAGCCTGACCCGACAAGACTGGACTTTGAGAACCCTTTTCTCGCGGGCTTCCACTCTGCTCGCTTGGAGATTGAGACGTCGTCTGTTCTTGAGGTGGCTGCGAAGCCGCTGGAGCATATCCGCCCGCTTCAGGGGCTAGGTAAAGTGCTGAATCAGCCTAGGGTTGTCGCGTTGGATGCGTACCAGCATCCGGAGTATAGGTATAATGTCAACCTGCCCTACCGGAATCAGTATGACCTTTATGGGGTGGGGGCTGTGCTGTTGGAGCTGGGGCTGTGGGAGACGCTcgagatgttggagaagggggataTTGGACGGAGGGGGTATGATCCGAGGGTTGTGCCGACCAAGGATGATATCaggaaggatggggagacggtggagagggcggggTGGAAGTTGGATAG GATTATGGGCTCAACATATGgaaaggtggtgagggagtgcTTGACGCTCAAGCCTATGCCGGGGGATCTGCTTGGGTTGGAAAGGACGCtggtggcgaggttggcTCATTGCCAGGCCTGA
- a CDS encoding hypothetical protein (EggNog:ENOG503P6S9) has translation MSTAPGQSSPDKKPNEQCYNCGKDHWTLACPEPQRPIMDGIQRWQSRHQEQGGSNRNNSSQERRGPVVERYPPLPNHGQAMGGYPPPSGYPVPGYAGMPPVPPGLPPAGPPGLTSGGPPGLPPGPPGYTPNGPPGFNPSGPPGLSSAGPPGLPPGVAPRPPNQPPPPPPGPPPSHPYQPQQPYPPAQYAGGYQAPQPPQQAPQHGQYIPPVPPQYPQQYGQQPPYGQHQYVPPYHPQAGPYGGAPNYPPQQYGQPGPPTGPAPYAQPPFGSQAPPPPPAAPYYAAHAAGFSPPPPATGAYPPPPPPGWVPPPFPPAHQQADGRHQHSNNNRDRKDRRRRNRDRNRNGNRNNNGNGNGNDSQGRNGQRRDRPHSQQVRQQAAADENQVSPDASPARRQSVTGGDGALAGGAGSSADVTNPPANVVSSLADGSQVPAEDIPALEQPAVEGREGQKKRRGRAGSPSPPKDPNEWDFVVDNKHVFPDLDPKPADPVGIPLPFHFTEDPTIPPAYNATCIKSKYFNEYDLMDFCKSVRDKEEWERLKNDPIFRHYPGMVRRTFPPDNRIEYSTYEPTPPLSPSVEIKLPPKYEPPQPASPAPAPVDSRYGSEYDSFEDKRGRRDDRSVRDDDVGFRSRRSPPHQPRHQDSPRDRDRRGQSSNQDRWSRYPDDRDRDRGIKRRRSASPPTPADITADPWSPNAVEPPSTKRRSDDRHSDTPRGSTYRDRNDRVPYNKRNDSGYHSGQSLDKISSRRDSPREWQPQSNRRMSNRPHGYDQRNRSATRSRSRNSSSGGENARSRTRSRSPPPPRKKAARGRSRSNSPLTFQDKMLLGFTGTESSDEEEKEVEKRVVKARRMEKKKPPVKRPKVASAFNRRW, from the exons ATGTCCACAGCACCTGGCCAGTCATCCCCAGATAAGAAACCCAACGAGCAGTGTTACAACTGCGGAAAAGATCATTGGACGTTGGCTTGCCCCGAACCGCAGAGACCGATTATGGA CGGTATTCAGCGCTGGCAGTCGCGGCATCAAGAGCAAGGTGGTTCCAACCGTAACAACTCATCGCAAGAGAGACGCGGGCCAGTCGTAGAGCGTTACCCTCCCCTGCCGAATCACGGTCAAGCTATGGGCGGatacccaccaccttcaGGCTATCCCGTCCCCGGATATGCTGGCATgcctcctgttcctcccGGCTTGCCTCCTGCTGGTCCACCTGGCTTGACTTCTGGTGGCCCTCCTGGTCTTCCACCTGGTCCTCCTGGCTACACCCCCAATGGTCCTCCCGGCTTCAATCCCAGTGGCCCACCAGGTCTGTCTTCTGCCGGTCCACCCGGTTTGCCCCCTGGTGTTGCACCTCGtcccccaaaccaaccccctccacctccaccaggacctcccccttctcatccttaCCAGCCGCAGCAACCATATCCACCAGCCCAGTATGCTGGAGGTTATCAAGCACCGCAGCCACCACAGCAGGCACCGCAGCATGGTCAGTATATTCCACCAGTTCCTCCACAGTATCCACAACAGTATGGCCAGCAACCTCCTTACGGCCAGCATCAATATGTTCCACCATATCACCCACAAGCCGGCCCATATGGCGGTGCCCCGAattatcctcctcagcagtACGGTCAGCCAGGTCCGCCTACAGGACCTGCGCCATATGCCCAACCTCCTTTTGGCAGTCAAgccccgcctccaccacctgccgCCCCATACTATGCTGCCCACGCAGCTGGGTtcagccctcctccccctgccacGGGGGCAtatcccccgcctcctccgcccggCTGGGTTCCTCCTCCGTTCCCACCCGCCCATCAGCAGGCAGATGGCAGACACCAGCACTCGAACAACAATCGAGATAGAAAGGaccggcggaggaggaacagggATAGAAACCGAAATGGAAACCGCAATAACAACGGCAATGGTAATGGCAATGACAGCCAAGGCCGAAATGGTCAGCGCAGAGACCGGCCGCATAGCCAGCAAGTCCGGCAGCAGGCGGCTGCGGACGAAAACCAGGTGTCACCGGACGCCAGCCCAGCTCGGCGGCAGTCGGTGACGGGCGGTGACGGGGCGTTGGCGGGCGGTGCGGGATCGTCGGCGGATGTGACCAACCCGCCCGCAAATGTCGTAAGTTCGTTGGCGGATGGCAGTCAAGTACCGGCTGAAGACATCCCAGCTTTGGAGCAGCCAGCAGTCGAGGGCCGTGAAGGCCAAAAGAAACGCCGGGGGAGGGCCGGGTCGCCAAGTCCACCCAAAGATCCCAACGAGTGGGACTTTGTGGTGGACAACAAGCATGTCTTCCCGGACCTGGACCCAAAGCCCGCCGACCCCGTTGGCATCCCACTCCCCTTCCACTTCACGGAAgatcccaccatcccaccggCTTACAATGCCACGTGCATCAAGTCAAAGTACTTCAATGAGTATGACTTGATGGACTTTTGCAAGTCGGTGCGGgacaaggaggagtgggagaggcTGAAGAATGACCCCATCTTTCGTCACTACCCTGgcatggtgaggaggacgtTTCCACCAGACAATAGGATTGAGTACTCCACATACGAGCctacccctcctctttccccttctGTTGAGATCAAGTTGCCGCCCAAGTATGAGCCGCCTCAGccagcctcccccgccccggCTCCAGTTGACAGCCGGTACGGTAGCGAGTATGACAGCTTTGAAGACAAAAGAGGTAGACGGGATGACCGCTCCGTTAGAGACGATGATGTTGGCTTCCGCTCTCGCCGTTCGCccccccaccagcccaggCATCAAGACTCCCCACGCGATCGTGATCGTCGTGGCCAGAGCAGCAACCAAGACCGCTGGTCACGTTATCCTGATGACCGCGACAGAGACCGCGGCATAAAGCGTCGCCGAAGTGCCtcgcccccaaccccagccgACATAACCGCCGACCCTTGGTCCCCCAACGCCGTCGAgcctccctccaccaaacGTCGCAGTGACGACCGCCACTCCGACACCCCCCGCGGGAGTACCTACCGTGACCGCAACGACCGCGTCCCCTACAACAAAAGAAACGACAGCGGCTACCACAGCGGCCAATCCCTCGACAAGATCTCCTCCCGCCGCGACAGCCCAAGAGAGTGGCAGCCCCAGTCCAACAGGCGAATGTCCAACCGCCCCCACGGTTACGACCAGCGCAACCGGTCTGCCACCCGCAGTCGCAgcaggaacagcagcagcggcggtgaAAACGCCAGAAGCCGCACCAGAAGCCggtcgcctcctcctccccggaAAAAAGCTGCTCGGGGTAGAAGTAGGAGTAACTCCCCTTTGACGTTTCAGGACAAGATGCTGCTTGGTTTTACTGGAACTGAGAGctctgatgaggaggagaaggaggtggagaagagggtggtcaaggcgaggaggatggagaagaagaagccgccTGTTAAAAGGCCCAAGGTTGCTTCTGCGTTTAA TCGACGTTGGTAG
- the PPG1 gene encoding putative serine/threonine protein phosphatase (COG:G; COG:T; EggNog:ENOG503NUI4), with protein sequence MPGLPSSVDLDECIARLYKKELLAESVIEAICAKTKELLMRESNVVHVKAPVTVVGDIHGQFYDLIEIFRIGGFCPDTNYLFLGDYVDRGMFSVETISLLVCLKLRYPNRLHLIRGNHESRGVTQSYGFYTECSRKYGNANVWHHFTDMFDYLTLSVVIDDRIFCVHGGLSPSIHSIDQIKIIDRFREIPHEGPMADLVWSDPDPERDEFSLSPRGAGYTFGSQVVKKFLEVNKMEHILRAHQLCQEGYQTLFDNQLSTVWSAPNYCYRCGNMASVLEVGENGERVFNVFEAAPENDQVKDMQMGQDKMGEQGQLPDYFL encoded by the exons ATGCCAGGCCTCCCTT CCTCCGTCGACCTCGACGAATGTATCGCCCGTCTTTACAAGAAGGAACTCCTCGCCGAGTCGGTCATCGAGGCGATATGCGCCAAAACAAAAGAGCTCCTCATGAGGGAGTCCAATGTTGTCCATGTCAAAGCCCCAGTAACCGTCGTCGGCGATATCCACGGCCAGTTCTACGACCTGATTGAGATCTTCCGCATCGGAGGTTTCTGTCCCGACACCAACTATCTATTTCTAGGTGACTATGTCGACCGCGGCATGTTCTCAGTCGAGACCATCTCGCTGCTCGTATGCCTCAAGCTGCGCTACCCCAACCGGCTGCACCTTATCAGGGGCAACCACGAGTCTCGAGGCGTAACACAGTCTTATGGGTTCTACACGGAATGCTCGAGGAAATACGGCAACGCCAACGTCTGGCACCATTTCACGGATATGTTTGACTACTTGACGTTGAGTGTGGTGATTGACGACAGGATATTCTGCGTACATGGTG GcctctccccatcaatcCACTCCATCGACCAAATCAAGATCATAGACCGCTTCCGCGAGATCCCCCACGAAGGCCCCATGGCGGATCTCGTCTGGTCCGATCCCGACCCCGAGCGCGACGAGTTCTCCCTGTCACCCCGCGGCGCAGGCTACACATTTGGGTCACAAGTCGTGAAGAAGTTTCTCGAAGTCAACAAGATGGAACACATCCTCCGCGCCCATCAGCTGTGCCAGGAGGGATACCAGACGCTGTTTGACAACCAGCTATCGACGGTGTGGAGCGCCCCAAATTACTGTTACCGCTGTGGAAACATGGCGAGTGTGCTGGAAGTGGGGGAGAACGGAGAGAGGGTGTTCAACGTTTTCGAAGCCGCGCCCGAGAATGACCAGGTCAAGGACATGCAGATGGGGCAGGATAAGATGGGGGAGCAGGGGCAGTTGCCGGATTACTTCTTAtaa